One part of the Moorena producens PAL-8-15-08-1 genome encodes these proteins:
- a CDS encoding HNH endonuclease signature motif containing protein: protein MFNEGNARKFEEIVDVEAYVTDRISLLGKKAMKERGLCDLSKMYGGVLAAASYFSAMSIPGGQIITATSLMGYIIAVYGDYASTGKFRMLPSRRTLGGLSKDEESDETDFVSLNKDYEEDISYLNQREQIEAKFINIYFDELCEELEQLPISGRAKKYQQVIDSIYSRKKQSKYYQYFEARRCHNLKFVEAEIESMNNRPIKRVREIENDYLTPEKQRELFIEGTEQRCDESPVVSVNTAEENPPRYGFTGYQSMAKEWHHCTFTIAGQGTGKTELYYWLSLLLTKKGVRVFYLNLASKRQDKGRVWENHSTCVRADLRKIVNPQQAKAVIKEAFELLQEYDACEDDKFLIIDEANVTFLKKHNYAKEQSEFRSYLIAMIGDLISTGGKGRQSIHALNQGLKAGTMVQDLLPLFKSMRLNYMTIAPGEKVYAEDRDQWITHDDQTRRDIVNNFEKECSKPPMGLGDPRIMQFNGIWYPTGSKADLGFSEEGSKLSTPVDLSAQKKTSKIDQLLKDLDDTGSPDLWTFSEKQFPPLPTSDLKRRFIEILSTRLEQDNTELANKYSKNRGEEFFKYDGRYSYPSREEKEYETRLLTDFRCCLCQKRTEDIEVHRLSYLGEEDQVGDNMVPLCEGCHDEAHEASNWNLDLESIWGSSQIESFTRRVKLGLNYLTKNVQD, encoded by the coding sequence ATGTTTAACGAAGGGAACGCTAGAAAATTTGAAGAGATTGTTGATGTAGAAGCTTACGTTACAGATCGAATTTCTTTACTTGGTAAAAAGGCAATGAAAGAAAGGGGGTTGTGCGATTTATCTAAAATGTACGGAGGAGTTTTGGCTGCGGCTTCTTATTTTTCTGCTATGTCAATACCTGGAGGACAAATAATAACCGCTACATCGTTAATGGGGTATATCATAGCAGTTTATGGGGATTACGCTTCCACTGGGAAATTCCGAATGCTTCCTAGTCGAAGAACACTCGGAGGATTAAGCAAGGACGAAGAATCAGATGAAACTGACTTTGTGTCATTAAACAAGGACTACGAAGAAGATATTTCATACCTAAATCAGAGGGAACAGATAGAAGCTAAGTTCATTAATATCTATTTTGATGAGCTATGTGAGGAGTTAGAGCAACTACCAATAAGCGGCAGAGCCAAGAAATATCAGCAGGTCATAGATAGTATTTACTCCAGAAAGAAGCAGTCGAAGTATTATCAATACTTTGAGGCAAGAAGATGTCACAACCTTAAATTTGTTGAAGCAGAAATCGAGTCTATGAATAATAGACCAATAAAGAGAGTAAGAGAAATAGAAAACGATTACTTAACTCCAGAGAAGCAACGAGAGCTTTTTATTGAAGGGACTGAACAACGGTGTGATGAGTCTCCTGTTGTCTCAGTAAACACAGCAGAAGAGAATCCCCCAAGATATGGTTTTACTGGTTACCAATCCATGGCTAAGGAGTGGCATCATTGCACTTTCACGATCGCAGGTCAAGGAACTGGAAAAACTGAGCTTTATTACTGGTTAAGTCTGTTGTTGACTAAGAAAGGGGTGAGAGTCTTCTATTTGAATCTAGCCTCTAAGAGACAGGACAAAGGAAGAGTCTGGGAGAATCATTCAACCTGCGTCAGAGCTGACCTAAGAAAAATAGTAAACCCCCAGCAAGCTAAAGCTGTGATAAAGGAAGCTTTTGAATTACTTCAAGAATATGATGCATGCGAAGATGACAAATTTCTAATAATTGACGAGGCAAATGTTACGTTCTTGAAAAAACATAATTACGCCAAAGAACAGTCTGAGTTCCGCAGTTATCTAATAGCCATGATTGGGGATCTTATTTCAACGGGAGGCAAAGGACGTCAGTCTATCCACGCGCTAAACCAAGGATTAAAAGCTGGAACAATGGTACAGGACTTACTCCCGCTGTTCAAATCGATGAGACTTAACTATATGACAATAGCCCCAGGAGAAAAAGTTTATGCGGAGGATAGAGACCAATGGATAACTCATGACGATCAGACTAGGCGAGACATAGTTAACAATTTTGAAAAAGAATGCTCGAAGCCTCCTATGGGTTTAGGAGATCCAAGGATTATGCAATTTAATGGAATCTGGTATCCCACTGGAAGCAAGGCTGATCTAGGGTTTTCTGAGGAAGGATCAAAACTTAGTACTCCAGTAGACCTTTCGGCTCAAAAAAAAACGTCAAAAATAGATCAACTGCTGAAAGACCTAGACGATACCGGTAGCCCTGACTTATGGACTTTCTCTGAGAAACAGTTTCCTCCTCTACCTACTTCAGATTTGAAACGTCGCTTCATTGAGATTCTTTCGACTCGACTGGAGCAGGATAACACTGAACTAGCCAATAAATACTCCAAAAATAGAGGGGAGGAGTTTTTCAAGTATGATGGTCGATATTCGTACCCAAGCAGAGAAGAGAAAGAGTATGAAACTCGTTTATTGACTGATTTTCGTTGCTGCCTCTGTCAGAAAAGAACGGAAGATATTGAGGTTCACCGTCTTTCTTATTTAGGGGAAGAAGATCAGGTAGGAGATAATATGGTTCCCTTGTGTGAAGGGTGTCATGATGAGGCTCACGAGGCCAGCAACTGGAACTTAGATCTTGAGTCTATTTGGGGGTCTAGTCAAATAGAAAGTTTTACCAGAAGAGTTAAGCTAGGACTGAATTACTTGACCAAAAACGTTCAAGATTGA
- a CDS encoding thermonuclease family protein produces MSKKRIVIYSEIATVILIIVLLIMSVITQKKSPSTSKSYPIIYKSIAHLPTCSVKPGSVYDGDTIRVICDSEEKKIRFACVDAPEKAQLLGIESRDHLRKVLEDGRMKVKVDAITTDRYGRTVAELWVNRGDDWSLVQSIQSSDGMVWGYEAYKSDCPNWDAIVSTQRRAQSARIGVWAGKSVPPWEWRKGSRR; encoded by the coding sequence ATGAGCAAAAAGCGAATTGTTATTTATTCTGAGATCGCCACAGTTATCCTGATTATCGTACTGTTGATAATGTCAGTGATCACCCAGAAAAAGTCTCCAAGTACTAGTAAAAGTTATCCAATAATATATAAATCAATAGCTCATTTACCTACGTGTAGTGTCAAACCAGGTTCAGTTTATGATGGGGACACTATCAGAGTCATATGCGACTCCGAAGAGAAGAAGATCAGATTTGCCTGTGTTGACGCCCCCGAGAAGGCTCAACTTCTCGGCATCGAAAGCCGAGATCATCTGAGGAAAGTCTTAGAAGATGGCAGAATGAAAGTCAAAGTGGATGCTATCACCACTGACCGATATGGCCGTACTGTGGCTGAGCTTTGGGTAAATCGGGGAGACGACTGGTCATTAGTTCAATCTATCCAATCTTCGGATGGTATGGTTTGGGGGTACGAAGCTTATAAATCGGATTGTCCAAATTGGGATGCCATTGTTTCTACTCAACGACGAGCACAGTCGGCTAGAATTGGTGTTTGGGCTGGCAAATCTGTTCCTCCATGGGAGTGGAGGAAGGGTAGCCGGCGTTAA
- a CDS encoding tyrosine-type recombinase/integrase — translation MTLTTTPLSLTTALPLTGHPARVYLNSLSPGSQPTMRQSLDAIASLLTNNECDADTLNWAALTYQHTAAVQAALLEINAPATVQKKMAALRGVLTVAKKLKLMNAEDYEAAVDLPRIKNHPLPRGRALTQAEITALIKVCASDTTNQGVRDIALIGILRGTGLRRAEVVKLEVRDFDGDSGALEVRQGKGGKDRTVYLPEGAIAFVNDWLSVRGRQPGALLCPIFKGGQIQYRTMTPQAVLLILQKRAKEAGVESFSPHDFRRTFCSDLLDAGIDIVTVQKLAGHASPVTTAKYDRRGEEVKRRAVQKLGF, via the coding sequence GTGACCCTCACTACCACACCGCTCTCTCTCACCACAGCTCTACCTTTGACTGGGCATCCAGCACGGGTCTATCTGAACAGTTTGAGTCCTGGGTCACAGCCAACAATGAGGCAATCTTTAGATGCGATCGCATCCCTACTCACCAATAACGAATGCGATGCAGACACCCTTAACTGGGCAGCCCTCACCTATCAGCACACTGCCGCAGTCCAAGCCGCATTATTGGAAATCAATGCCCCGGCCACAGTTCAAAAAAAGATGGCAGCGCTCAGGGGAGTATTAACGGTGGCAAAGAAGTTAAAACTGATGAATGCAGAAGATTACGAGGCAGCGGTGGATTTACCCAGGATTAAGAATCATCCCTTACCCAGAGGTCGGGCGTTAACTCAAGCAGAAATTACAGCACTCATTAAGGTGTGTGCCTCTGACACAACCAACCAAGGAGTTAGGGATATAGCCCTAATTGGCATCCTACGGGGTACGGGACTGCGACGGGCAGAGGTGGTCAAGCTGGAAGTGCGGGATTTTGATGGTGATAGTGGTGCATTGGAAGTGCGCCAGGGTAAGGGAGGGAAGGATAGGACTGTTTATTTACCCGAAGGTGCGATCGCGTTTGTAAATGATTGGTTGAGTGTCAGAGGTCGCCAACCAGGAGCGCTGTTGTGCCCAATATTCAAAGGTGGGCAGATACAGTACAGAACTATGACGCCCCAGGCCGTGTTGTTGATTTTGCAGAAACGGGCGAAAGAGGCTGGGGTCGAGTCCTTTTCTCCCCATGACTTTCGCAGAACCTTCTGCTCTGATTTACTGGATGCTGGGATTGATATCGTGACCGTCCAGAAGTTAGCTGGCCATGCTTCCCCTGTGACTACGGCTAAGTACGACCGGCGGGGTGAGGAGGTTAAGCGTAGGGCGGTGCAGAAGTTGGGGTTTTAG
- a CDS encoding MerR family DNA-binding transcriptional regulator: MRLVTPKEACRILEVPMTMLEKMEQTGLIKMRKTQNGVRRFDLDSLPGSLKKLVNPERLPENKRGSGLVKPKEAAIALGVTDRTLRNWEAAGKIQSTKTGNGRKLYDLDSVVYEY; encoded by the coding sequence ATGCGATTAGTAACACCCAAGGAAGCCTGCCGAATCTTGGAAGTTCCCATGACAATGCTTGAAAAGATGGAGCAGACAGGGTTGATCAAAATGCGCAAAACTCAAAACGGGGTTCGGAGATTTGACCTTGATTCGCTGCCAGGGAGTCTCAAAAAGTTGGTCAATCCTGAAAGACTTCCGGAAAACAAGAGGGGAAGCGGTCTTGTCAAACCAAAAGAAGCAGCTATAGCCTTAGGGGTGACTGATCGGACATTAAGGAACTGGGAGGCTGCTGGCAAAATCCAGTCCACCAAGACTGGCAATGGCCGGAAGTTGTACGACCTTGATTCGGTAGTCTACGAGTACTAG
- a CDS encoding PadR family transcriptional regulator, whose protein sequence is MYANTNKFLYDLASHDEAIKLTQNEVAILKHLKDKDNYGAKIIEAFWDACEGKKYVSGGTIYPALNKLAEKGFLAKYEQDSDLDKRRGKNKFMYSITPKGRSALKVLDIFFARVEKYEEL, encoded by the coding sequence ATGTATGCAAATACAAATAAATTTCTTTATGACTTAGCTTCTCATGACGAGGCTATAAAGCTTACTCAAAATGAGGTGGCTATACTTAAACACTTAAAAGATAAGGATAACTATGGTGCAAAAATAATTGAAGCATTTTGGGATGCTTGTGAGGGGAAAAAATATGTTTCTGGCGGGACTATTTATCCTGCACTTAATAAGTTAGCTGAAAAAGGTTTTTTAGCTAAGTATGAACAAGATTCAGACCTCGATAAAAGGAGGGGTAAAAATAAGTTCATGTATTCGATAACTCCAAAAGGAAGATCTGCATTAAAAGTCTTGGATATCTTTTTTGCTCGTGTTGAGAAATATGAGGAATTATAA
- a CDS encoding IS5/IS1182 family transposase has product MSYTWNYIKKNPKQTKRLVGINHEQLSQLIEQAKLLHHQHQEKIQNQKVRLIKPGGGASQKLSIEDQIVLTLIYLRHHINFQLLGLQFQVSESTANSTFNYWQSLFREALPASLLEQVKKCEEESEIIREALTEYELIVDSAEQVRERPKDYNQQKIFYSGKKKNHTFKNQFIVLPKGEDIVDVVVGKPGPKSDINICRERLAKFDDKQRLSGDKAYLGEQQIRTPHKKPKNGELTPQQKKDNKLFSSNRIFVEHVIRLVKIFKIAGERFRLNSSKYSEVILTICGLVRLRTGALVLQVIKASESPETIEVVSAHTFGAKLTSIAS; this is encoded by the coding sequence ATGAGCTACACTTGGAATTATATTAAAAAAAATCCTAAACAAACTAAACGATTGGTAGGAATAAATCATGAACAACTCTCTCAACTGATAGAACAAGCCAAGTTATTACATCATCAACATCAAGAAAAAATTCAAAATCAAAAAGTCAGGCTAATTAAGCCTGGGGGAGGTGCTTCACAAAAATTATCAATTGAAGACCAAATAGTCTTGACGTTAATCTACTTACGACATCACATAAACTTTCAACTTTTAGGACTACAGTTTCAGGTGAGCGAATCGACAGCAAACTCTACTTTTAACTACTGGCAATCTCTTTTCAGAGAAGCTCTACCAGCTTCTTTACTAGAACAAGTAAAAAAGTGCGAAGAAGAGTCGGAGATAATTCGGGAAGCTTTGACTGAGTATGAGTTAATAGTAGATAGCGCTGAACAAGTCAGAGAAAGACCAAAAGATTATAATCAGCAAAAAATTTTCTATTCTGGTAAGAAGAAAAATCATACATTTAAAAACCAATTTATTGTCTTGCCAAAAGGGGAAGATATTGTGGACGTAGTGGTCGGCAAACCTGGCCCCAAAAGTGACATAAATATTTGTCGAGAACGTTTAGCAAAATTTGATGATAAACAGCGACTGAGTGGAGACAAAGCTTATTTAGGAGAACAACAAATAAGAACTCCCCACAAAAAGCCAAAGAATGGTGAATTAACTCCACAGCAAAAGAAAGATAATAAGTTATTCTCTTCAAACAGAATATTTGTAGAACACGTAATTAGATTGGTGAAAATTTTTAAAATAGCGGGAGAAAGGTTTCGCCTAAATTCTAGTAAATATTCTGAGGTAATTTTGACAATATGCGGTTTAGTAAGATTGAGAACAGGAGCCTTAGTATTACAAGTAATAAAAGCGTCTGAAAGTCCTGAAACAATTGAGGTTGTATCTGCTCATACTTTTGGTGCTAAATTAACATCAATAGCTTCGTAA
- a CDS encoding PadR family transcriptional regulator, whose translation MDINSMFQQRTTDMPARAAPKALREGKKYDQPVQTIPPQTELLILWAIHKSDPKGVYGLDIQRAFKECSGGNESISLGSLYSLLKRMRKKCYVKSCEGDSIGGGAKRQYYSLTERGEYVVKYADEFFARLRNWSP comes from the coding sequence ATGGATATTAATTCTATGTTCCAACAAAGAACTACTGATATGCCCGCTAGGGCTGCTCCTAAAGCCCTGCGGGAAGGTAAAAAATATGACCAACCCGTCCAGACCATTCCCCCCCAAACCGAATTGCTCATCCTCTGGGCAATCCACAAATCAGACCCAAAAGGAGTCTACGGACTTGATATACAACGGGCATTCAAAGAATGTAGCGGAGGAAACGAGTCCATCTCTCTTGGATCTCTTTATTCGCTTCTTAAGAGAATGCGTAAAAAATGCTACGTCAAGTCCTGTGAAGGCGACTCAATCGGAGGTGGAGCCAAACGACAATATTACTCCCTCACCGAAAGAGGAGAATATGTTGTCAAATACGCAGATGAATTTTTCGCAAGACTACGCAACTGGTCCCCGTAG
- a CDS encoding metal-dependent hydrolase: MMSITHSLIAAAGTSLVLGTADPLLLGLAVVGAQIPDIDTTTSTIGKIFYPISSWIENHFPHRTITHSLLATATIAAVSVAVGHFWLGDWKGAIAFPLGHLLACFSDTFTKQGVQLFWPEPAWAVSVSNPRRRIKTGGAAELWVLACATALLIIGIWLANGGGITTKVTQSLGLRDGAITTYNQNASTNHIYAEITGVWASDRSDASGRYWIIDTAGSEFIVTDGRGIYKTGEQITVSKLTTNIGKPAQTTVLTLSWDDEDPIPGLRQLAAQYPGAAIFVNGQVAVDFPEDVKPAAQLNQLQTVSVSASTVRFNYCPLTTAITKLTDQYAVGNLSVKIISPAAVGLWNG, from the coding sequence ATGATGAGCATAACCCACAGCTTGATTGCAGCAGCAGGAACCAGCTTAGTCTTGGGAACTGCTGACCCATTGCTGTTGGGGTTGGCTGTAGTTGGTGCCCAGATTCCGGATATTGATACTACTACGAGCACTATCGGGAAAATTTTTTACCCTATCTCCAGCTGGATTGAGAACCATTTCCCACATCGAACCATCACTCACTCACTGCTGGCCACTGCTACTATTGCTGCTGTGTCGGTGGCTGTCGGACATTTTTGGTTAGGGGATTGGAAGGGTGCGATCGCTTTTCCTTTGGGTCATTTACTGGCCTGTTTCTCAGATACCTTTACTAAACAGGGGGTTCAGCTGTTCTGGCCTGAGCCTGCTTGGGCTGTATCTGTGAGCAACCCCAGACGACGGATTAAAACTGGGGGTGCTGCTGAGCTGTGGGTGCTAGCTTGTGCGACAGCCTTACTAATCATTGGTATCTGGTTGGCCAATGGTGGCGGGATTACGACTAAGGTTACTCAGAGTCTTGGACTTCGAGATGGTGCGATTACCACTTACAACCAGAACGCTAGCACTAATCATATCTATGCCGAAATTACTGGTGTCTGGGCTAGCGATCGCTCTGATGCGTCTGGCCGCTACTGGATTATCGACACTGCTGGAAGTGAGTTTATTGTTACGGATGGGAGGGGTATCTATAAGACCGGGGAGCAGATTACTGTGTCTAAGCTCACTACCAATATTGGTAAACCAGCTCAAACCACAGTCTTGACTTTGAGTTGGGACGATGAAGACCCTATTCCTGGATTACGGCAGCTGGCAGCACAATACCCTGGTGCTGCGATTTTCGTTAATGGTCAAGTAGCTGTGGATTTCCCCGAAGATGTGAAACCAGCTGCACAGCTTAATCAACTTCAGACTGTTAGCGTGAGCGCCTCGACAGTAAGGTTTAACTATTGTCCACTAACTACAGCTATCACTAAGTTGACTGATCAGTATGCTGTGGGAAATCTAAGCGTAAAGATAATCTCACCAGCAGCAGTAGGACTATGGAATGGGTAA
- a CDS encoding 3'-5' exonuclease, with product MLQEYQWWGNDNEPSENLKTKKQLSELGLAPVQAVGVIPCRKYDLYLYDINNPESVRSKRKLSEKQKANIKQLAEINKARHHQKWWEEYCARFELDKKRAIQSCRDFLSSDDWVILDTETTGLECAEIVEIAVINHQAETVLNTLVKPSISIPAEVSAIHGITDEMVVNAPMLPEIWQDIERAIDNKNLLIYNVDFDLSILNYCRKHYKLSRFKSEIQAYCLMEIYAQYCGEWSDYYKSYKWQPLCGGHRALDDCLAVYELIEEMAADDFKVEIPYPQYLSEEFKNSYKNWEKLTD from the coding sequence ATGCTTCAGGAATATCAATGGTGGGGAAACGATAACGAGCCGTCAGAAAATTTAAAAACTAAAAAACAACTATCAGAGTTAGGATTGGCACCAGTTCAAGCTGTGGGTGTAATTCCTTGTCGAAAATATGATTTATATTTGTATGACATCAATAATCCGGAAAGCGTGCGCTCGAAACGGAAATTATCAGAAAAACAAAAAGCAAACATCAAACAGTTAGCAGAAATCAATAAGGCTAGACATCATCAGAAATGGTGGGAGGAATATTGCGCACGTTTTGAACTTGATAAAAAAAGAGCGATTCAATCTTGTCGAGACTTTTTAAGTAGTGATGATTGGGTGATTTTGGATACTGAAACCACGGGTTTAGAATGTGCTGAAATTGTTGAAATTGCGGTTATAAATCACCAAGCTGAAACGGTTTTAAATACGCTGGTAAAACCTTCGATATCAATCCCTGCTGAAGTTTCCGCAATCCATGGCATTACTGATGAGATGGTAGTTAATGCACCAATGTTGCCGGAAATTTGGCAAGATATAGAGCGGGCGATCGATAATAAAAATTTGCTAATTTATAATGTTGATTTTGATTTATCAATCCTAAACTATTGTCGAAAACATTATAAGCTATCAAGATTTAAATCAGAAATTCAAGCTTATTGTCTGATGGAAATTTATGCTCAGTATTGTGGTGAATGGAGTGATTATTATAAATCATATAAATGGCAGCCGCTTTGTGGGGGACATCGAGCGTTAGATGATTGTTTGGCGGTTTATGAGCTAATTGAAGAGATGGCGGCTGATGACTTCAAAGTTGAAATTCCCTATCCTCAGTATTTATCGGAGGAATTTAAGAATTCCTATAAAAATTGGGAGAAATTGACTGATTGA